The genomic DNA AACGCCCATCTTTTCGGCCTTCATCCTCTCGAAGGTGTCCTCGGTCCTTCTCCAATCGCTCAAAAAAACAGCCAGTTTCATTGTTTCACCTCCCCGGGGCTTGATTGTAGTAAAAAAACAGGGGATTAGTTGTTCAACTATCCCCTTTGTATGGTGATGCTGTATGAGCGCATTATATCTCGTTGACCGTGATTGCCTGCTGCGGGCAATTTTCAACACAGGTCAGGCAGTTGATGCACTCGGACATGTTCACCGGATCTGCCTTGCCGCCTTCAACTTTGAATACCGACTGGGGGCAAACATTCGCGCAGGTTCCGTCGCCATCGCACTTGCCCTTGTCGATCGATACCATGTACATGGTGCCGCGTTCCTCCTTCTCGTAAATTCCGTCAGAGAACAGGTCCCCGAATGCAATCCCTGCCGGGATGCCGCCTTGACTCTGCTTCCGATCGCCCTCCCTCAGGATGACCACCGGAGAACCAGAAGCCAGCTGCCGCCTCGGCAGGATTTCTGCCGAAGAATGCTCCTCGAACGATAGCGTGAAGGCGGACTCTCCCCGCAGAAAGAGCTTTCGTGCGAACGCAGTCCGGCACGCGCCGCGCTGCCTTGCTGTTCGAGTTGGTGGCGAGGTGCTAGACGCAGCCCGTCGGTTTCGGAAGGCCGGCGATCTTGCAGGCCTGCTTTGCCGGGCCGCCCGGGTAGAGCTCATAGAGATACTTGGTGTTGCCCTTCTCGGGCCCGAGCTTCTTGCCGATCTCCTTGACGAGGATCTTGATCATCGGCGCGATCTGATACTGTTTGTAGTAGTCGCGCAGGAAGTTCACCACTTCCCAGTGCTGGTCGCTCATCTCGATGCCCTCTACCTGGGCGAAATAGTTCGCCACGTCCATGCTCCAGTCATCCAGGTTCGCCAAGAAACCATCTTCATCCACTTCAATTGTCTTGCCTTTTACCTCTATCGTTGCCATTTTTTGTTTCCCCTTTCGTGCATTATAATCGGGTACTGCCCTGAGCATCCCGGTGAATATTCCCGTTCCTCACCCACTCTTCTTTCTGACCTTGATGACATACAGCCGGCCATGGCCATCCATAAAACCCTTCG from Nitrospirota bacterium includes the following:
- a CDS encoding 4Fe-4S binding protein; the encoded protein is MYMVSIDKGKCDGDGTCANVCPQSVFKVEGGKADPVNMSECINCLTCVENCPQQAITVNEI
- a CDS encoding TusE/DsrC/DsvC family sulfur relay protein is translated as MATIEVKGKTIEVDEDGFLANLDDWSMDVANYFAQVEGIEMSDQHWEVVNFLRDYYKQYQIAPMIKILVKEIGKKLGPEKGNTKYLYELYPGGPAKQACKIAGLPKPTGCV